One Moorella sp. E308F genomic region harbors:
- a CDS encoding ABC transporter permease produces MGGKKIAAKAFTMAFSGLLTMVSMYILLLLFSQVSYLNKEVLLSSLKDREVHFALALSLESALIVATLALLVGIPAGYALSRFSVPAKAVIDTIMDLPVVISPVALGAILLIFFNTAPGLFFQEHFFPVVFNVTGIIVAQATIVIFLAIRLMKSIFDSIDPAYEMAARVLGESRSGAFWRVTLPMARPGIMATFILSWARALGEFGATVTLAGATKMKTETLPIAIYLNLSSVKIEKAVALVSIIVLMAFLILLALRLLTDKGALYQ; encoded by the coding sequence GTGGGCGGGAAAAAAATTGCCGCTAAGGCCTTTACCATGGCTTTCAGCGGCCTTCTTACCATGGTGTCGATGTATATCTTACTACTTTTATTCTCCCAGGTTAGCTATTTGAACAAAGAAGTACTTCTCAGCAGTCTAAAAGATAGAGAGGTTCATTTTGCCCTGGCCCTCTCTTTAGAATCGGCCCTTATAGTGGCTACGCTGGCCCTTTTAGTTGGCATACCTGCCGGTTATGCCCTGTCGCGCTTCAGCGTGCCGGCTAAAGCGGTTATTGATACCATTATGGATCTGCCGGTGGTTATCTCACCCGTTGCCCTAGGGGCGATACTGCTAATTTTTTTTAATACGGCTCCAGGATTGTTTTTTCAGGAGCATTTTTTCCCGGTAGTTTTTAACGTAACCGGCATTATTGTCGCCCAGGCCACCATTGTCATTTTTCTGGCCATTCGTTTGATGAAATCCATTTTTGACTCTATAGACCCGGCCTATGAAATGGCGGCCCGGGTCCTGGGGGAAAGCAGGAGCGGGGCCTTTTGGCGAGTGACTTTGCCCATGGCCAGACCGGGTATTATGGCTACCTTTATACTCTCCTGGGCCCGGGCCCTGGGTGAGTTTGGCGCCACAGTTACCTTGGCAGGAGCTACCAAGATGAAAACCGAGACCTTACCGATTGCCATTTATTTAAATCTCTCTTCTGTAAAAATTGAAAAGGCAGTGGCCCTGGTAAGCATTATAGTTCTGATGGCCTTTTTAATTCTCCTGGCTTTACGTTTACTGACGGATAAAGGAGCATTGTACCAGTGA
- the modA gene encoding molybdate ABC transporter substrate-binding protein yields the protein MRRILKIVVITMLALLFLTGCTSQKESVNAARQGETKELQIFAGAASKPPLEEIATLFWQKYGVKVNLTFGGSGSVLSQMKLSRRGDIYIPGSSDFMEMAKKEGVVDPQTEQILVYLIPAINVPRGNPQGIRSLNDLARPGVRVGLARPDTVCVGLYGVEVLEKAGLADKVKKNIVTYAESCEKTANLVALKQVDAVLGWDVFQKWDPAKIETIYLPPEQVTRIGYIPAAISSFSQQKELAALFLTFLTSEEGKEVFRKYGYLGSIEEARKFAPEAPVGGEYQLPADWR from the coding sequence TTGAGACGAATCTTGAAGATAGTAGTCATTACTATGCTGGCACTTCTTTTTTTAACTGGTTGTACCTCGCAAAAGGAAAGCGTAAACGCGGCCAGGCAAGGAGAAACTAAAGAGCTGCAAATTTTTGCCGGGGCCGCCAGTAAACCTCCCCTGGAGGAGATTGCTACGCTTTTTTGGCAAAAGTACGGTGTTAAGGTAAACCTTACCTTTGGCGGTTCGGGTTCTGTTCTTTCCCAGATGAAATTATCCCGCCGGGGCGATATTTACATCCCCGGTTCTTCTGATTTTATGGAAATGGCCAAGAAAGAGGGCGTTGTGGATCCCCAAACCGAACAGATACTGGTTTACCTTATACCGGCTATTAATGTGCCCAGGGGCAACCCGCAAGGGATCCGGTCTTTAAACGATCTAGCCCGTCCCGGGGTGCGGGTGGGCCTGGCACGTCCCGATACAGTCTGCGTAGGCCTTTACGGGGTAGAGGTCTTGGAGAAAGCCGGCCTGGCTGACAAGGTCAAAAAGAATATTGTTACTTATGCGGAAAGCTGCGAGAAAACAGCCAATCTGGTAGCCCTAAAGCAAGTAGACGCCGTTTTGGGCTGGGATGTCTTCCAAAAATGGGACCCGGCCAAGATTGAAACAATCTATTTGCCGCCGGAACAGGTAACCCGCATTGGTTATATTCCCGCAGCCATCTCCAGCTTTTCCCAGCAAAAGGAGCTGGCCGCCTTATTTTTGACTTTTCTCACCTCAGAAGAAGGCAAAGAAGTTTTCCGGAAATACGGTTACCTGGGAAGCATTGAAGAAGCGCGTAAATTTGCCCCGGAGGCGCCGGTTGGGGGCGAATACCAGTTGCCTGCAGACTGGAGGTAA
- a CDS encoding ABC transporter ATP-binding protein has protein sequence MIHVENLTVAGPGFYLDDISFKVNKAEYLIILGPSGAGKTVLLDTLAGLKKPQKGRILFAGRDVTRALPEERKIGYIQQNLALFPHLSVMENITFGARPNRIPPARAGERARELAALLGIEHLLSRANPLTLSGGEKQRVALARTLLVEPDIILMDEPFSALDSFTRRQLIFLLPEIFAQFQVTVIHVTHDLQEAFLLGDKIAVLIDGRLHQIGSRDEIYRRPATLAVARLLLNRNTLSGRVIDFSTGEIVARIEEGLDFKLPATPHIQPGDKIHFGINPREIVIIRPDRPLTPRVRSNIFPATVRRIFDQYGSYLLFLDLAGTGIEIELELPSYIYHDMAISIGNNVTVSLKKDSFWVLPADKEG, from the coding sequence GTGATCCACGTTGAAAATCTAACCGTAGCTGGCCCCGGTTTTTACCTGGACGATATTTCCTTCAAGGTAAACAAAGCCGAATATCTGATTATTCTAGGGCCGTCCGGTGCCGGGAAGACGGTACTGTTAGATACTCTGGCAGGCCTTAAAAAACCCCAGAAAGGCAGGATACTCTTTGCCGGCCGGGACGTTACCCGTGCTTTGCCGGAAGAACGGAAGATTGGTTATATTCAACAAAACCTTGCTTTATTTCCTCACCTTTCTGTCATGGAAAACATCACCTTTGGCGCCCGTCCCAACCGGATCCCGCCTGCCAGGGCCGGCGAGCGAGCCAGGGAATTAGCGGCACTCCTTGGCATTGAACACCTTTTAAGCCGTGCCAATCCCCTGACTTTAAGCGGCGGTGAAAAACAGCGGGTGGCCCTGGCCAGGACCCTGCTGGTAGAACCTGATATTATATTGATGGACGAACCCTTTTCTGCCCTTGATAGTTTTACCAGAAGGCAGTTGATTTTTTTACTCCCGGAGATTTTTGCTCAATTCCAGGTCACGGTTATCCATGTCACCCATGACCTCCAGGAAGCCTTTCTCCTGGGGGATAAAATTGCCGTTTTAATTGACGGGCGCCTGCACCAGATAGGCAGCCGGGACGAGATTTACCGCCGGCCGGCCACCCTGGCCGTAGCCAGGTTATTATTAAACCGGAATACCTTGAGCGGCAGGGTGATAGACTTTTCCACCGGTGAAATTGTCGCCCGTATTGAGGAAGGGCTTGATTTTAAATTGCCGGCAACTCCCCATATACAGCCGGGCGATAAAATTCATTTTGGCATCAACCCGCGGGAAATAGTTATTATTCGCCCCGACCGTCCCCTGACGCCGAGGGTGCGGTCTAATATTTTTCCAGCCACTGTACGGCGGATTTTTGACCAGTATGGTAGTTACTTATTGTTCTTAGATCTTGCCGGTACAGGAATAGAGATTGAATTGGAGCTTC